CTTCGGAACAGAACTTCTTGCAAAACCATCGGATCCGGAAAGACTGTTAAGGGAAAACCGGATTCCTGAAAACGATATGACCGAAGAGAACAAAGTCCTGCAGTCGATCTCTGAAGTGGTTATGGAGGAAGGCCCCCACAACGCATCGCTCGACAAAATAGCGAAACGGGCGGGGATGACCAAAAGCAGCCTCTATTTCTATTTCAACAATAAAGAGGAGATGATTACAGAAACGATAAACAGGCAGACAGAAGCCTTTACGGAATACTATTTTGAAAAGATTTCCGCCTATGAAGAGGTGGGAGACCAGCTCTTCGCCCACTTTGTTCTGACAGCCAGCATGACCATTGAAAGGCCCAAAACCGTTTCGATGATCCACTGGTTTATCCGGAGGGGAATCGGAGACAGCTTCCGAAAACCGACGGAATTTGAAAAATACAGGGTGTTTTTCGAAAACGCCGCCAACTACCGCTATCTCAATACCCACGGGATAACGGCTGATCAATTGTTATTACTGGTCAACTTCTGCGTGACCTTTGAAGTGAATAATCAAACAAACAGAGACCTGGAGAAGGAGAGCAAATACGGGTTGGTTCACGACCTGTACGATCTCTTTGTCCATGGACTGAAAGCATTACAGGAGAATAAAAAATGAAAAAAGTGTACATAATGATTTCAGGATTGATAATGCTGATGGCCCCTCTCGCGGCCCAGACAGAAGTCATAACTATCGATAAGGCAATTCAGTTGCTTCACATGAACAACCTGGACATCAAAGCCAAGGCTTTTGATTTGAAGGTTGCCGAGAGGAACAGGAAAACGGTTTGGAATAACTTTCTGCCGACGCTGGGGGTCTCTGCCGGA
The Spirochaeta isovalerica genome window above contains:
- a CDS encoding TetR/AcrR family transcriptional regulator, whose protein sequence is MKSVKHLNRKEEIIDTAFKVWQLNCFTSTSLNDIAESLGMTKQAIYRYFKGKSGLISEMSSRITDHYRSNFRDFRRIAETESRDQIVREFIRNQIEFFRNHSEYLSFLISKIRLADEGRRNFIEVIAEQTGYLQKELDVKPSAVNYILNLIVFYIFIDSLKSTEELTGRIYTLVTEGFGTELLAKPSDPERLLRENRIPENDMTEENKVLQSISEVVMEEGPHNASLDKIAKRAGMTKSSLYFYFNNKEEMITETINRQTEAFTEYYFEKISAYEEVGDQLFAHFVLTASMTIERPKTVSMIHWFIRRGIGDSFRKPTEFEKYRVFFENAANYRYLNTHGITADQLLLLVNFCVTFEVNNQTNRDLEKESKYGLVHDLYDLFVHGLKALQENKK